One genomic region from Microcella humidisoli encodes:
- a CDS encoding type II secretion system F family protein: MTVVDESRLAGHLHRLAVLIAAGLTPRAAWSHAAGSSPEPVLASVVSAIDEGGGIPDALDAAGNEGGDAWRSLAAAWRVAAASGAPLAPALRGFAEGLRDREAARRDIRVALAGPRATARIVMVLPAVAVLLGLLMGVDLAATVATPLGAGAIGGGLLLMLVARRWMRRLLRAAEPPPPTVGLALDLLAVAAGGGGAPEAAAALVRAELDRSGLPLAQPDPLDDLVRLSRAAGAPLGELARAEATDERARARAAARETAEQLAVRLMLPLGACILPAFLLLGVVPMLIGLLSSTAGAF; this comes from the coding sequence ATGACCGTCGTCGACGAGTCGCGCCTTGCCGGCCACCTGCACCGGCTCGCCGTGCTCATCGCGGCGGGGCTCACTCCGCGTGCGGCGTGGAGCCACGCGGCCGGGTCCTCGCCCGAACCCGTGCTCGCGAGCGTCGTCTCGGCCATCGACGAGGGCGGGGGAATCCCGGATGCGCTCGACGCGGCGGGGAACGAGGGCGGCGACGCCTGGCGCTCGCTCGCGGCAGCCTGGCGCGTGGCCGCCGCGAGCGGTGCCCCGCTGGCCCCGGCTCTGCGAGGCTTCGCCGAGGGGCTGCGCGATCGCGAGGCGGCTCGCCGCGACATCCGGGTGGCCCTCGCCGGGCCCCGCGCGACCGCCCGCATCGTCATGGTGCTGCCGGCGGTCGCCGTGCTGCTCGGCCTGCTCATGGGCGTCGACCTCGCCGCGACGGTCGCGACGCCGCTCGGTGCCGGGGCGATCGGCGGCGGACTGCTGCTCATGCTCGTGGCGCGGCGGTGGATGCGGCGGCTGCTGCGCGCCGCCGAGCCGCCCCCGCCCACGGTCGGCCTCGCGCTCGACCTGCTCGCGGTCGCCGCCGGGGGCGGCGGCGCGCCGGAGGCGGCCGCCGCGCTCGTGCGCGCCGAGCTCGACCGCTCGGGCCTGCCGCTCGCGCAGCCCGACCCCCTCGACGACCTCGTGCGGCTCTCCCGCGCCGCGGGGGCACCCCTCGGTGAGCTCGCGCGGGCTGAGGCCACCGACGAGCGCGCCCGCGCACGAGCGGCGGCACGCGAGACCGCCGAGCAGCTCGCCGTGCGGCTCATGCTGCCGCTCGGCGCGTGCATCCTCCCCGCCTTCCTGCTGCTGGGGGTCGTGCCGATGCTTATCGGGCTGCTGTCCTCCACAGCGGGCGCATTCTGA
- a CDS encoding DUF4244 domain-containing protein → MTASTAYTAPSPNPDPHVDPHVPLLRRRHRPARALVARISRRCVDDRGAATAEYAIATMAAVGFASLLVVIMQSDEVRGILTDLVRTALTVGG, encoded by the coding sequence ATGACCGCGTCGACCGCGTACACCGCGCCGAGCCCGAACCCCGACCCGCACGTCGACCCGCACGTGCCTCTGCTGCGGCGTCGGCACCGTCCGGCTCGCGCCCTCGTCGCGCGCATCTCGCGTCGGTGCGTCGACGACCGCGGTGCCGCGACCGCCGAGTACGCCATCGCGACCATGGCGGCCGTGGGCTTCGCCAGCCTGCTCGTCGTCATCATGCAGAGCGACGAAGTGCGGGGCATCCTCACCGACCTCGTGCGCACAGCGCTCACCGTCGGCGGGTGA
- a CDS encoding TadE family type IV pilus minor pilin: protein MSAAARSRPRRAGGDRGSVTAEIAVGLPAVVIVLAACLGGLGLATTHLRAQDAAADAARLLGRGEPASAAQQHVARSVPGAALTISRPADLVCARVVVEQRVLLVPVRVAGSSCALDGGR, encoded by the coding sequence GTGAGCGCGGCGGCCCGCTCGCGGCCGCGCCGCGCCGGCGGCGACCGCGGCTCGGTGACGGCAGAGATCGCCGTCGGGCTGCCGGCGGTGGTCATCGTGCTCGCTGCGTGCCTGGGCGGGCTCGGCCTCGCCACGACGCACCTGCGGGCGCAGGATGCCGCCGCCGACGCCGCCCGCCTGCTGGGCCGCGGCGAGCCTGCGTCGGCGGCCCAGCAGCACGTGGCGCGCTCGGTGCCCGGCGCCGCGCTCACGATCTCCCGACCCGCCGACCTCGTCTGCGCGCGCGTGGTCGTCGAGCAGCGGGTGCTGCTGGTGCCCGTGCGAGTGGCGGGATCGTCGTGCGCGCTCGACGGCGGGCGATGA
- a CDS encoding Rv3654c family TadE-like protein → MSARRAAAPRAARGAAPGAAPAGARDVDPDRGAGSVLVVALVSTVLLAGLTVLGAAHALVRGQQLSAAADAAALAAADVLLGWAPGEPCAAAQRLADAHAVRLVECRDEGLAVVVRVETSILSLVVARSARAGAPEVGW, encoded by the coding sequence ATGAGCGCGAGGCGCGCCGCGGCCCCCCGCGCGGCCCGCGGCGCAGCACCGGGCGCTGCCCCCGCGGGTGCCCGCGATGTCGATCCCGATCGCGGCGCGGGCTCGGTGCTCGTCGTCGCGCTCGTCTCGACCGTGCTCCTCGCCGGGCTGACCGTGCTCGGCGCGGCGCACGCGCTCGTGCGCGGCCAGCAGCTGTCGGCCGCGGCCGACGCCGCCGCGCTCGCGGCCGCCGACGTGCTGCTCGGCTGGGCTCCGGGCGAGCCGTGCGCCGCGGCGCAGCGGCTTGCCGACGCGCATGCCGTGCGGCTCGTCGAGTGCCGCGACGAGGGGCTCGCTGTCGTCGTGCGGGTCGAGACGAGCATCCTGAGCCTTGTCGTCGCGCGGTCCGCGCGTGCCGGTGCGCCGGAGGTCGGGTGGTAG
- the topA gene encoding type I DNA topoisomerase, which produces MPQGKKLVIVESPAKAKTIGKYLGDDYEVQASVGHIRDLVEPKNLPAELKKGPLGKFSIDVDNGFEPYYVVSDSKKKTVADLKRALKEADELWLATDEDREGEAIAWHLLEVLKPKVPVKRMVFHEITAEAIQRAVDNTRELDTALVDAQETRRILDRLYGYEVSPVLWRKVGPGLSAGRVQSAATRLVVDRERERLAFITASYWDLDTTLSPLGGETPFTARLARLDGKKVASGRDFTDRGELKGSETVALDEALTTSLAEALRDPAIAVTVTSVESKPYTRRPAAPFTTSTLQQEAGRKLRFTARQTMSVAQSLYENGYITYMRTDSTTLSQQAVDAARSQAAALYGADSIPETPRVYASKSKNAQEAHEAVRPAGDVFRTPSELEGTLRGNDWKLYDLIWKRTVASQMADARGQTASVSIQAGPTSGSATPAGAIAEFAASGTVITFRGFLAAYEEGQDEARDTDEKAEPAEAKLPPLTVGQSLSVVDVEAKGHETSPPARYTEASLVKALEERGIGRPSTYAAIISTIVDRGYVTPRGSALVPNWIAFSVVRLLEENFSDLVEYDFTAEMEADLDRIANGEADRTEWLKGFYFGDAHQPGLRPVIDNLGDIDAKTLNSMPLTDTITLRIGKYGPYLEVIDPAAEAAADGTPATPRRVNLPQELAPDELTPAKAQELVDAPVVGDRVLGINPENGKRVVAKDGRFGPYVTELDPEPEVSPEEAAAAAAAAALAAEPVVDPATGEVLPSPKKRAAPKKKAPVEKPRTASLFKDMDPATVDFETAMKLLSLPRVVGDDPESGEPITAQNGRYGPYLKKGTDTRSLDAEAQIFEIDLAGALAKFAEPKYGARKASSALKEFDADPVSGKPIKLKDGRFGPYVTDGETNATVPRGEDPMEIDFDRAVQLIADKRAKGPAKKPVKRAPAAGAKTAAKTAAKKAPAKKAAAPKKAS; this is translated from the coding sequence GTGCCACAGGGCAAGAAGCTGGTCATCGTCGAGTCGCCCGCGAAGGCGAAGACGATCGGCAAGTACCTCGGCGACGACTACGAGGTGCAGGCCTCGGTCGGCCACATTCGCGACCTCGTCGAGCCCAAGAACCTGCCGGCCGAGCTCAAGAAGGGGCCGCTCGGCAAGTTCTCCATCGACGTCGACAACGGCTTCGAGCCCTACTACGTCGTCTCCGACTCGAAGAAGAAGACCGTCGCCGACCTCAAGCGCGCGCTCAAGGAGGCTGACGAGCTCTGGCTCGCGACCGATGAAGACCGCGAGGGCGAGGCCATCGCGTGGCACCTGCTCGAGGTGCTCAAGCCGAAGGTTCCCGTCAAGCGCATGGTGTTCCACGAGATCACCGCCGAGGCGATCCAGCGCGCCGTCGACAACACGCGCGAGCTCGACACGGCGCTCGTCGACGCGCAAGAGACGCGGCGCATCCTCGACCGCCTCTACGGCTACGAGGTGAGCCCCGTGCTGTGGCGCAAGGTGGGCCCGGGCCTGAGCGCCGGCCGCGTGCAGTCGGCCGCGACGCGCCTGGTCGTCGACCGCGAGCGCGAGCGCCTCGCCTTCATCACCGCGAGCTACTGGGACCTCGACACGACGCTCTCGCCCCTCGGCGGCGAGACGCCCTTCACCGCCCGCCTGGCGCGCCTCGACGGCAAGAAGGTGGCCTCGGGCCGCGACTTCACCGACCGCGGCGAGCTCAAGGGGTCGGAGACGGTCGCGCTCGACGAGGCGCTCACCACCTCGCTCGCCGAGGCGCTGCGCGATCCGGCCATCGCGGTGACCGTCACGAGCGTCGAGTCGAAGCCCTACACGCGTCGACCCGCCGCGCCGTTCACGACCTCGACCCTGCAGCAGGAGGCCGGGCGCAAGCTGCGCTTCACCGCCCGGCAGACCATGTCGGTGGCGCAGTCGCTCTACGAGAACGGCTACATCACCTACATGCGCACCGACTCGACCACGCTCTCGCAGCAGGCGGTGGATGCGGCGCGCTCGCAGGCGGCCGCCCTCTACGGCGCCGACAGCATCCCCGAGACCCCCCGCGTCTACGCGAGCAAGTCGAAGAACGCGCAGGAGGCGCACGAGGCCGTGCGCCCCGCGGGCGACGTGTTCCGCACGCCGAGCGAGCTCGAGGGCACGCTGCGCGGCAACGACTGGAAGCTGTACGACCTCATCTGGAAGCGCACCGTCGCGAGCCAGATGGCGGATGCCCGGGGCCAGACGGCGTCGGTCAGCATCCAGGCCGGCCCGACCTCCGGCTCGGCGACCCCCGCCGGAGCGATCGCCGAGTTCGCGGCGAGCGGCACCGTCATCACGTTCCGCGGGTTCCTCGCCGCGTACGAGGAGGGGCAGGACGAGGCGCGCGACACCGACGAGAAGGCCGAGCCCGCCGAGGCCAAACTGCCGCCGCTCACCGTCGGGCAGTCGCTGAGCGTCGTCGATGTCGAGGCGAAGGGCCACGAGACGAGCCCGCCCGCGCGCTACACCGAGGCGAGCCTCGTGAAAGCGCTCGAAGAGCGCGGCATCGGCCGCCCGAGCACCTACGCGGCGATCATCTCGACGATCGTCGACCGCGGCTATGTCACGCCGCGCGGTTCGGCCCTCGTGCCGAACTGGATCGCCTTCTCGGTCGTGCGCCTGCTCGAGGAGAACTTCAGCGACCTCGTCGAGTACGACTTCACGGCCGAGATGGAGGCCGATCTCGACCGCATCGCCAACGGCGAAGCCGACCGCACCGAGTGGCTGAAAGGCTTCTACTTCGGCGACGCGCACCAGCCTGGCCTGCGGCCGGTCATCGACAACCTCGGCGACATCGACGCCAAGACGCTCAACTCGATGCCGCTCACCGACACCATCACGCTGCGCATCGGCAAGTACGGCCCCTACCTCGAGGTCATCGACCCCGCGGCCGAGGCCGCGGCCGACGGCACCCCGGCGACCCCGCGACGCGTCAACCTGCCGCAAGAGCTCGCTCCCGACGAGCTGACCCCGGCGAAGGCGCAGGAATTGGTGGATGCTCCCGTCGTGGGCGACCGCGTGCTGGGCATCAACCCCGAGAACGGCAAGCGCGTCGTGGCGAAAGACGGCCGTTTCGGCCCCTACGTGACCGAGCTGGACCCGGAGCCCGAGGTGAGCCCGGAGGAGGCCGCCGCGGCGGCTGCTGCTGCGGCGCTCGCCGCAGAGCCCGTGGTCGACCCGGCCACGGGCGAAGTGCTGCCGTCGCCGAAGAAGCGCGCGGCCCCGAAGAAGAAGGCGCCCGTCGAGAAGCCGCGCACGGCATCCCTGTTCAAAGACATGGACCCGGCGACGGTCGACTTCGAGACGGCGATGAAGCTGCTGAGCCTGCCCCGCGTGGTCGGCGACGACCCCGAGAGCGGCGAGCCCATCACGGCGCAGAACGGCCGCTACGGCCCGTACCTGAAGAAGGGCACCGACACGCGCTCGCTCGATGCCGAGGCGCAGATCTTCGAGATCGACCTGGCGGGCGCGCTCGCCAAGTTCGCCGAGCCCAAGTACGGCGCGCGCAAGGCCTCGAGCGCGCTCAAGGAGTTCGACGCCGACCCCGTGAGCGGCAAGCCGATCAAGCTGAAGGACGGCCGCTTCGGCCCGTACGTGACCGACGGCGAGACGAACGCCACGGTGCCCCGCGGCGAAGACCCGATGGAGATCGACTTCGATCGCGCCGTGCAGCTCATCGCCGACAAGCGCGCGAAGGGGCCGGCGAAGAAGCCCGTCAAGCGCGCGCCCGCGGCCGGGGCGAAGACGGCGGCGAAGACGGCGGCGAAGAAGGCTCCCGCGAAGAAGGCCGCGGCGCCCAAGAAGGCGTCGTGA
- the tmk gene encoding dTMP kinase, which translates to MTGLFITLEGGDGSGKSTQMGALTEWLQGHDRTVVQAREPGGTDLGLELREIVLHRRGHIAPRAEALLYAADRAHHVATVVRPALERGDIVIQDRYLDSSVAYQGAGRVLDPDEVRDLSLWATEGLLPHLTVLLDLDPAVGRERLDASRTRYDRLEAEEAAFHERVRNAYLALAAAEPERFLVLDATRPVDELQAGIRDRVSALLD; encoded by the coding sequence GTGACCGGGCTCTTCATCACCCTCGAGGGCGGTGACGGGTCGGGCAAGAGCACCCAGATGGGTGCGCTGACCGAGTGGCTGCAGGGGCACGATCGCACCGTCGTGCAGGCGCGCGAGCCGGGCGGCACCGACCTGGGGCTCGAGCTGCGCGAGATCGTGCTGCACCGCCGCGGACACATCGCGCCGCGCGCCGAGGCGCTGCTGTACGCGGCCGATCGCGCACACCATGTGGCGACCGTCGTGCGCCCGGCGCTCGAGCGCGGCGACATCGTCATCCAAGACCGCTACCTCGACTCGTCGGTGGCGTACCAGGGCGCGGGCCGCGTGCTCGACCCGGACGAGGTGCGCGACCTCTCGCTGTGGGCCACCGAGGGTCTGCTGCCGCACCTCACCGTGCTGCTCGACCTCGACCCCGCCGTCGGCCGCGAGCGCCTCGACGCGAGCCGCACTCGCTACGACCGCCTCGAAGCGGAGGAGGCCGCCTTCCACGAGCGCGTGCGGAACGCCTACCTCGCGCTCGCCGCGGCCGAACCTGAGCGGTTTCTCGTGCTCGATGCGACCCGGCCGGTCGACGAGCTGCAGGCGGGCATCCGCGACCGGGTGTCGGCCCTGCTCGACTAG
- a CDS encoding DNA polymerase III subunit delta', protein MTAWDELTGQEAAIAALQDAAADPQAMTHSWLITGPPGSGRSNLAFAFATALLQGGQSDDEARRTAAQVAARTHPDLAVLATDRVIISIDEVRHLVAQSQFSPSTARYRVIVIEDADRMTERTSNVLLKALEEPPPRTVWILCAPSAADLIPTIRSRVRTVRLRVPSVTEVAELLVRRDGVEPALAERAARESQTHIGMALRLATDAEARERRARTIALALGVQSVSGAVLAAEQLVAVATDDAKALTAEREEEERAAALRSLGIEPGAAVPAGLRASLKALEEDQKRRATRSVRDGIDRVLVDLMSLYRDLAMLQLGAGVELVNEAVRPELEVAARAGSAALSLAALDAIALARRRIEGNTPPALALEAMLIAASGRVPALGSPS, encoded by the coding sequence ATGACCGCCTGGGACGAGCTGACCGGTCAGGAGGCCGCGATCGCGGCGCTGCAGGATGCCGCTGCCGACCCGCAGGCGATGACCCACTCCTGGCTCATCACGGGCCCTCCGGGCTCGGGGCGCTCGAACCTCGCCTTCGCCTTCGCCACAGCGCTGCTGCAGGGCGGGCAGTCTGACGACGAGGCCCGGCGCACGGCCGCGCAGGTCGCCGCCCGCACGCATCCCGACCTCGCCGTGCTCGCGACCGACCGCGTGATCATCTCGATCGACGAAGTGCGGCACCTGGTGGCGCAGAGCCAGTTCTCGCCGAGCACGGCCCGCTACCGCGTCATCGTCATCGAAGACGCCGATCGCATGACCGAGCGCACTTCGAACGTGCTGCTCAAGGCGCTCGAAGAGCCCCCGCCGCGCACCGTCTGGATCCTGTGCGCGCCGAGCGCGGCCGACCTTATCCCGACGATCCGCTCGCGTGTGCGCACGGTGCGCCTGCGCGTGCCGAGCGTCACCGAGGTCGCCGAGTTGCTGGTGCGCCGCGACGGCGTCGAGCCAGCGCTCGCCGAGCGCGCGGCGCGCGAGTCGCAGACGCACATCGGCATGGCGCTGCGCCTGGCGACGGATGCCGAGGCGCGCGAGCGCCGCGCTCGCACAATCGCGCTGGCACTCGGCGTGCAGAGCGTGAGCGGCGCCGTGCTCGCCGCCGAGCAGCTGGTCGCGGTCGCGACCGATGACGCGAAGGCGCTGACGGCCGAGCGCGAGGAGGAGGAGCGGGCCGCGGCGCTGCGCTCGCTCGGCATCGAGCCGGGGGCGGCGGTGCCCGCGGGTCTGCGCGCGAGCCTCAAGGCCCTCGAAGAGGACCAGAAGCGCCGCGCGACGCGCTCGGTGCGCGACGGCATCGACCGCGTGCTCGTCGACCTCATGTCGCTCTACCGCGACCTCGCGATGCTGCAGCTCGGTGCGGGGGTCGAGCTCGTGAACGAGGCGGTGCGACCCGAGCTCGAGGTCGCCGCGCGCGCGGGCAGCGCCGCGCTGTCGCTCGCCGCGCTCGACGCGATCGCGCTGGCCCGCCGACGCATCGAGGGCAACACGCCCCCGGCGCTCGCCCTCGAGGCGATGCTCATCGCGGCGAGCGGACGGGTGCCAGCGCTAGGCTCCCCCTCGTGA
- a CDS encoding alpha/beta hydrolase: MTRRTAPRTAALVSLILVPALLLSGCVPSWLQGLVGGGTVSTPTGEEVADELRPYYTQILTWTGCGGGAECATAIAPLDWDNPGEGDDVELALVRHPATEQAQGSLFINPGGPGASGFDFVRDSVDFAVSADLQREFDIVGWDPRGVGRSSAVTCYTDPADLDQFIFGIPEATFGTPEWEAEVIDSSIAFAEACAENTGPLLEFVDTNSTVRDLDMMRAIVGDAQLNFFGYSYGTDIGARYADRFPEKVGRLVLDGATDPTTTTFEVVLAQSEGFEQALRAYLEACPELGACPFPGSLDDSLTLIRDLYDRLNTTPIEAEDGRFFDGAVLDIAIATALYDEGSWSFLSQMFTELRTGVVETGFLLADFYYGRENGEYIDNSLEAFIAINCLDYPVETDRAVIAEQNEQIRAVAPTTGDPSPLGDVLCANWPHQFEGELGPVSGAGAAPILVVGTTGDPATPYQWAEALAEQLESGVLLTWVGEGHIAYDEGDPCINDIVDEYFLTGAVPVDGLVCEG, encoded by the coding sequence GTGACCCGTCGCACCGCGCCTCGTACGGCCGCCCTCGTCTCATTGATCCTCGTGCCCGCCCTGCTGCTGAGCGGCTGTGTGCCGAGCTGGCTGCAGGGCCTCGTCGGCGGGGGCACCGTCTCGACGCCGACCGGCGAGGAGGTCGCCGACGAGCTTCGTCCGTACTACACCCAGATACTGACCTGGACGGGGTGCGGTGGGGGTGCCGAGTGCGCCACCGCGATCGCGCCGCTCGACTGGGACAACCCCGGCGAGGGCGACGACGTCGAGCTCGCGCTCGTGCGCCACCCGGCCACGGAGCAGGCGCAGGGCTCGCTCTTCATCAACCCCGGGGGTCCCGGCGCGTCGGGCTTCGACTTCGTGCGCGACAGCGTCGACTTCGCGGTGAGCGCCGACCTCCAGCGCGAGTTCGACATTGTCGGTTGGGATCCGCGCGGGGTCGGCCGGTCGAGCGCCGTCACCTGCTACACCGACCCGGCCGATCTCGATCAGTTCATCTTCGGGATTCCCGAGGCCACGTTCGGCACGCCCGAGTGGGAGGCCGAGGTCATCGACAGCTCGATCGCGTTCGCCGAGGCCTGCGCCGAGAACACGGGCCCGCTGCTCGAGTTCGTCGACACCAACAGCACAGTGCGCGATCTCGACATGATGCGGGCGATCGTGGGGGATGCGCAGCTCAACTTCTTCGGATACTCCTACGGCACCGACATCGGTGCGCGCTACGCCGACCGGTTCCCCGAGAAGGTTGGGCGTCTCGTGCTCGACGGTGCCACCGATCCGACGACGACGACCTTTGAGGTCGTGCTCGCGCAGTCAGAAGGTTTCGAGCAGGCCCTGCGCGCCTACCTCGAGGCGTGTCCCGAGCTCGGGGCCTGCCCGTTCCCCGGCTCGCTCGATGACAGCCTGACGCTCATCCGCGACCTTTACGACCGCCTCAACACGACGCCGATCGAGGCCGAGGACGGGCGGTTCTTCGACGGCGCAGTGCTCGACATCGCGATCGCGACGGCGCTCTACGACGAGGGCTCGTGGTCGTTCCTCAGCCAGATGTTCACCGAACTGCGCACGGGCGTCGTCGAGACGGGCTTCCTCCTGGCCGACTTCTACTACGGGCGCGAGAACGGCGAGTACATCGACAACTCGCTCGAGGCCTTCATCGCCATCAACTGCCTCGACTATCCCGTCGAGACCGACCGCGCCGTGATCGCCGAACAGAACGAGCAGATCCGCGCGGTCGCCCCGACGACCGGCGACCCGTCGCCGCTCGGCGACGTGCTGTGCGCCAACTGGCCGCACCAGTTCGAGGGCGAGCTCGGGCCGGTGAGCGGTGCGGGGGCGGCCCCGATCCTCGTCGTCGGCACGACGGGAGACCCTGCGACGCCCTACCAGTGGGCTGAGGCGCTGGCCGAGCAGCTCGAGAGCGGCGTGCTGCTCACGTGGGTGGGCGAAGGCCACATCGCCTACGACGAAGGCGACCCGTGCATCAACGACATCGTCGACGAGTACTTCCTCACCGGCGCGGTTCCCGTCGACGGGCTCGTCTGCGAGGGCTGA
- a CDS encoding cation diffusion facilitator family transporter has product MTVDGPASATTVLRRTVLLVAVINLAYFGIEVVVAVAIGSVALLADSVDFLEDTAVNVLIALALGWSLAARARVGRVLAIVILLPAIAVVVQLVLKVGDPQAPAALPLMLAAAGAAVVNLVCALLLARIRAAGGSMVGAAWLAARNDVVINLAIVAMGVITLWIGTGWPDIVLGTLIVVLNGRAALEVWRLAGEESLAARALEGDDLDDD; this is encoded by the coding sequence ATGACGGTTGACGGCCCGGCTTCGGCCACCACTGTCTTGCGCCGCACGGTGCTTCTCGTCGCGGTCATCAACCTCGCCTACTTCGGCATCGAGGTCGTCGTCGCTGTGGCGATCGGCTCGGTCGCGCTGCTTGCCGACAGTGTCGATTTTCTGGAGGACACGGCGGTCAACGTGCTCATCGCCCTCGCGCTCGGCTGGTCGCTCGCTGCGCGGGCGCGAGTGGGTCGGGTGCTCGCGATCGTCATCCTTCTGCCGGCCATCGCCGTGGTCGTGCAGCTCGTGCTCAAGGTCGGCGACCCTCAGGCGCCCGCGGCCCTGCCGCTCATGCTGGCAGCCGCCGGGGCCGCCGTCGTCAACCTGGTGTGCGCCCTGCTGCTCGCGCGCATCCGCGCCGCCGGCGGCTCGATGGTCGGGGCGGCCTGGCTCGCGGCGCGCAACGACGTGGTCATCAACCTCGCGATCGTCGCGATGGGGGTGATCACGCTGTGGATCGGCACCGGCTGGCCCGACATCGTGCTCGGCACGCTCATCGTCGTGCTCAACGGTCGTGCGGCCCTCGAGGTGTGGCGGCTCGCGGGCGAGGAGTCGCTCGCCGCCCGCGCGCTCGAGGGCGATGACCTCGACGACGACTGA
- a CDS encoding DMT family transporter — translation MSTPPPPSHDDDANDEHASHPEHASHPERGSHPEHGSRAATALAIAATLAAGVGVATQSRINGELGQLLDDGYTAALISFGSGWVILLTILALAPRGRAGISRVMTEVRHGRLAWWMLLGGLAGGYFVLAQGLVAGMLGVAIFTIAIVTGQTVTGLTLDATGFAGARRTAIAPARVIGAALTVAAVAVAVVPRLGGEGFPIAAVVLPVLAGVAVAFQQGLNGRVRAEARSALAATTINFTVGTAALAGATLVHLLVAGLPEALPTNPLLYLGGAVGAIFIAIQTVTVGRIGVLVLGLCLVAGQLAASLVFDAVAPLGPASTTATAIAVVLAFAGVLVASIRWRRRGGGASRPSA, via the coding sequence ATGAGCACACCGCCCCCGCCGAGTCACGACGACGACGCGAACGACGAGCACGCCTCGCACCCCGAGCACGCCTCGCACCCCGAGCGCGGCTCGCACCCCGAGCACGGCTCGCGCGCCGCGACCGCGCTCGCGATCGCCGCGACGCTGGCGGCCGGCGTCGGCGTCGCGACGCAGAGCCGCATCAACGGCGAGCTCGGGCAGCTGCTCGACGACGGATACACCGCGGCGCTCATCTCGTTCGGCAGCGGCTGGGTGATCCTGCTCACGATCCTCGCTCTCGCACCCCGCGGCCGCGCCGGCATCTCGCGGGTCATGACCGAGGTGCGCCACGGCCGCCTCGCGTGGTGGATGCTGCTGGGCGGCTTGGCCGGCGGCTACTTCGTGCTGGCGCAGGGCCTTGTCGCCGGGATGCTCGGCGTCGCGATCTTCACGATCGCGATCGTCACCGGCCAGACCGTGACGGGGTTGACCCTCGACGCGACCGGCTTCGCGGGAGCCCGCCGCACGGCGATCGCACCCGCCCGCGTGATCGGCGCCGCCCTCACGGTCGCGGCGGTCGCCGTCGCGGTCGTGCCACGACTCGGCGGCGAGGGGTTCCCGATCGCGGCGGTCGTGCTGCCCGTGCTCGCGGGGGTCGCCGTCGCCTTCCAGCAGGGCCTCAACGGCCGCGTTCGGGCCGAGGCGCGGTCGGCGCTCGCCGCGACCACCATCAACTTCACGGTCGGAACCGCGGCGCTCGCCGGCGCGACGCTCGTGCATCTGCTCGTCGCGGGGCTGCCCGAAGCACTGCCGACCAACCCGCTGCTCTACCTCGGTGGCGCGGTCGGGGCGATCTTCATCGCCATCCAGACGGTGACGGTCGGCCGTATCGGCGTTCTCGTTCTCGGGCTGTGCCTGGTGGCAGGGCAGCTTGCGGCGTCGCTGGTCTTCGACGCCGTGGCGCCGCTGGGGCCCGCATCGACGACGGCCACCGCGATCGCCGTCGTGCTCGCGTTCGCCGGCGTGCTCGTGGCGAGCATCCGGTGGCGACGCCGGGGTGGCGGCGCTAGTCGGCCGTCGGCGTGA
- the msrB gene encoding peptide-methionine (R)-S-oxide reductase MsrB, with protein sequence MGQNPATDGKAYAVEKTEQEWLDELGEERYQVLRQAGTERAWTGELLDESRAGIYTCGACNAELFVAGTKFDSGCGWPSFYESVRPEAVELIEDTSLGMVRTEVRCANCGSHLGHVFPDGFGTPTGDRYCMNSLALDFTPTAD encoded by the coding sequence ATGGGCCAGAACCCGGCAACCGACGGCAAGGCGTACGCGGTCGAGAAGACCGAGCAGGAGTGGCTCGACGAGCTCGGCGAGGAGCGCTACCAGGTGCTGCGCCAGGCGGGCACCGAGCGCGCCTGGACGGGCGAGTTGCTCGATGAGAGCCGTGCCGGCATCTACACCTGCGGCGCGTGCAACGCCGAGCTCTTCGTCGCCGGAACGAAGTTCGACTCGGGCTGCGGCTGGCCGAGCTTCTACGAGTCGGTGCGCCCCGAGGCCGTCGAGCTCATCGAAGACACCTCGCTCGGCATGGTGCGCACCGAGGTGCGCTGCGCGAACTGCGGCTCGCACCTCGGCCACGTCTTCCCCGATGGCTTCGGCACGCCCACGGGCGACCGCTACTGCATGAACTCTCTCGCGCTCGACTTCACGCCGACGGCCGACTAG